In a genomic window of Salmo trutta chromosome 32, fSalTru1.1, whole genome shotgun sequence:
- the LOC115171093 gene encoding P43 5S RNA-binding protein isoform X1, giving the protein MNGVAHKQDSGPRQQLFNCNHADCGATFKREWRLKEHETVHKEAQPFQCNGADCGRRFSRKSHLRRHALGHTGVKQFRCTFVSCTNAFFNAAKLKRHVHYAHGEKDKYFKCNFPNCLLTFKKRRVYKLHLKEHGISSNFKCSKRGCGVTFDSNVARKAHEKKHAGYRCPQPECNHFEQTWGKMHKHMAKHPATFTCKLCQKVFKHVDSLRRHKRTHALQKPVLLCPSSGCKAYFSTTFNLQHHIRKAHLQLLKYHCCFPDCPRTFAMRESLSRHLAHHDPDANPAKQKRKRSKKAWQKRLEGHQLSLVEDDLRRLFALRMRVSRRAKVEVNLSGLFNERKIPHFVDSEVNLRDLFSIKPSHSSCPAEQVPVEVTHPEVTDQGLKVKSKVNL; this is encoded by the exons ATGAACGGGGTAGCCCACAAACAGGACTCGGGTCCTCGACAACAGCTTTTCAACTGCAACCATGCTGATTGTGGGGCGACGTTCAAACGGGAGTGGCGTTTGAAAGAGCACGAGACCGTGCACAAGGAAGCG CAACCTTTCCAATGCAACGGGGCTGATTGTGGCCGTCGTTTCTCACGGAAATCTCACCTGAGACGCCACGCACTTGGCCACACCGGGGTGAAACAATTCAG ATGTACCTTTGTGAGTTGCACAAATGCTTTCTTCAACGCGGCCAAGTTGAAGAGACACGTCCATTATGCCCACGGAGAAAAGGACAAGTACTTTAAG tgcaATTTTCCAAATTGCTTATTGACATTCAAGAAACGGAGGGTGTATAAATTACATTTGAAGGAGCATGGAATATCTTCTAATTTCAA ATGTTCAAAGAGAGGATGTGGAGTCACGTTTGACTCAAATGTCGCTCGCAAAGCCCATGAGAAGAAACATGCAG GGTACCGCTGCCCACAGCCTGAATGCAATCATTTTGAGCAAACCTGGGGGAAAATGCACAAGCACATGGCTAAACACCCAG CCACATTCACCTGTAAGCTGTGCCAGAAGGTGTTTAAGCATGTGGACTCTCTGCGTCGACACAAGCGAACCCACGCCCTGCAGAAGCCTGTCCTGCTGTGCCCCAGCAGTGGCTGCAAGGCCTACTTCTCCACTACCTTCAACCTGCAGCACCACATCCGCAAGGCCCACCTGCAGCTCCTCAAGTATCATTGCTGCTTCCCCGACTGCCCCAGAACCTTTGCCATGCGG GAGAGCCTAAGCAGACACCTGGCTCACCATGACCCAGATGCCAACCCTGCGAAG CAGAAGCGCAAGCGGTCCAAGAAGGCCTGGCAGAAGCGTCTGGAAGGCCACCAGCTGTCCCTGGTGGAGGATGACCTGCGGCGCCTCTTTGCCTTGCGCATGAGGGTGTCACGACGGGCCAAggtggaggttaacctctcaggCCTCTTCAACGAGCGCAAGATCCCCCACTTTGTCGACTCGGAGGTCAACCTGCGTGACCTCTTCAGCATCAAGCCCTCTCACTCCTCCTGCCCTGCAGAGCAAGTCCCTGTGGAGGTCACCCACCCAGAGGTCACTGATCAAGGGTTAAAGGTCAAATCAAAGGTTAACTTGTAG
- the LOC115171093 gene encoding P43 5S RNA-binding protein isoform X2, with amino-acid sequence MNGVAHKQDSGPRQQLFNCNHADCGATFKREWRLKEHETVHKEAQPFQCNGADCGRRFSRKSHLRRHALGHTGVKQFRCTFVSCTNAFFNAAKLKRHVHYAHGEKDKYFKCNFPNCLLTFKKRRVYKLHLKEHGISSNFKCSKRGCGVTFDSNVARKAHEKKHAGYRCPQPECNHFEQTWGKMHKHMAKHPATFTCKLCQKVFKHVDSLRRHKRTHALQKPVLLCPSSGCKAYFSTTFNLQHHIRKAHLQLLKYHCCFPDCPRTFAMRESLSRHLAHHDPDANPAKKRKRSKKAWQKRLEGHQLSLVEDDLRRLFALRMRVSRRAKVEVNLSGLFNERKIPHFVDSEVNLRDLFSIKPSHSSCPAEQVPVEVTHPEVTDQGLKVKSKVNL; translated from the exons ATGAACGGGGTAGCCCACAAACAGGACTCGGGTCCTCGACAACAGCTTTTCAACTGCAACCATGCTGATTGTGGGGCGACGTTCAAACGGGAGTGGCGTTTGAAAGAGCACGAGACCGTGCACAAGGAAGCG CAACCTTTCCAATGCAACGGGGCTGATTGTGGCCGTCGTTTCTCACGGAAATCTCACCTGAGACGCCACGCACTTGGCCACACCGGGGTGAAACAATTCAG ATGTACCTTTGTGAGTTGCACAAATGCTTTCTTCAACGCGGCCAAGTTGAAGAGACACGTCCATTATGCCCACGGAGAAAAGGACAAGTACTTTAAG tgcaATTTTCCAAATTGCTTATTGACATTCAAGAAACGGAGGGTGTATAAATTACATTTGAAGGAGCATGGAATATCTTCTAATTTCAA ATGTTCAAAGAGAGGATGTGGAGTCACGTTTGACTCAAATGTCGCTCGCAAAGCCCATGAGAAGAAACATGCAG GGTACCGCTGCCCACAGCCTGAATGCAATCATTTTGAGCAAACCTGGGGGAAAATGCACAAGCACATGGCTAAACACCCAG CCACATTCACCTGTAAGCTGTGCCAGAAGGTGTTTAAGCATGTGGACTCTCTGCGTCGACACAAGCGAACCCACGCCCTGCAGAAGCCTGTCCTGCTGTGCCCCAGCAGTGGCTGCAAGGCCTACTTCTCCACTACCTTCAACCTGCAGCACCACATCCGCAAGGCCCACCTGCAGCTCCTCAAGTATCATTGCTGCTTCCCCGACTGCCCCAGAACCTTTGCCATGCGG GAGAGCCTAAGCAGACACCTGGCTCACCATGACCCAGATGCCAACCCTGCGAAG AAGCGCAAGCGGTCCAAGAAGGCCTGGCAGAAGCGTCTGGAAGGCCACCAGCTGTCCCTGGTGGAGGATGACCTGCGGCGCCTCTTTGCCTTGCGCATGAGGGTGTCACGACGGGCCAAggtggaggttaacctctcaggCCTCTTCAACGAGCGCAAGATCCCCCACTTTGTCGACTCGGAGGTCAACCTGCGTGACCTCTTCAGCATCAAGCCCTCTCACTCCTCCTGCCCTGCAGAGCAAGTCCCTGTGGAGGTCACCCACCCAGAGGTCACTGATCAAGGGTTAAAGGTCAAATCAAAGGTTAACTTGTAG